One genomic region from Diabrotica undecimpunctata isolate CICGRU chromosome 9, icDiaUnde3, whole genome shotgun sequence encodes:
- the LOC140451544 gene encoding alanyl-tRNA editing protein Aarsd1-B, producing the protein MVFKCQEDSFLKEFTSKVVTCDKVQIQEVVNGTTHTVDSYEVILEDTILFPEGGGQPCDYGFLNNLPVKKIVRKEDKAVHYVSQELAQGTTVEQKIDWERRFDHMQQHSGQHLLSAILEQHFKADTVSWWLGEEDSYVELDVAVISEKDVQAAEEMVNGLIRQGKPVTVTIFPENTPEELLEKVRSVKGLPDDHKGDIRVINIADIDSNMCCGTHVTNLSQLQAIKLLHTEKSKRKDKILLHFLVGNRVLKRLATCIEREKKLTTILNNGPQQHVELVKKLQKNVKIINKNLQSILKDLAIFNAGKLKSMQPPPKYFSLHKKEAEPDFMNILIRELGTTEIFLFLSVGDEKKDGSVVIQGKENDVGVLGPKISEILQGKGSGKGNIYRAKVTNMSRRKEAENCIKEYFDK; encoded by the coding sequence ATGGTCTTTAAATGCCAAGAAGACTCTTTCCTTAAAGAGTTCACTTCCAAAGTAGTTACTTGTGATAAAGTTCAGATCCAAGAAGTAGTAAATGGAACAACTCATACTGTAGATAGTTATGAAGTAATCCTGGAAGACACCATATTATTTCCAGAAGGAGGTGGTCAGCCTTGTGATTATGGTTTTTTGAATAATTTGCCTGTTAAGAAAATCGTAAGGAAGGAAGACAAAGCTGTTCACTATGTATCTCAAGAATTAGCCCAAGGTACCACTGTAGAACAAAAGATTGATTGGGAAAGACGTTTTGATCACATGCAACAACATTCTGGTCAACATTTATTATCGGCAATACTTGAACAACACTTTAAGGCTGACACAGTGTCCTGGTGGTTAGGGGAAGAAGACTCTTATGTGGAGCTAGATGTAGCTGTTATTTCAGAAAAAGATGTACAGGCAGCTGAAGAGATGGTAAATGGTTTAATTAGACAGGGAAAACCGGTAACAGTTACCATTTTTCCAGAAAACACACCTGAAGAATTACTTGAAAAAGTGAGGAGTGTTAAAGGACTACCAGATGACCATAAAGGTGATATAAGAGTTATAAACATTGCCGATATTGATAGTAATATGTGTTGTGGAACACATGTAACAAATTTAAGTCAGTTGCAAGCTATTAAGTTGTTGCACACTGAAAAAAGCAAACGTAAAGATAAAATTTTGCTGCATTTCTTAGTTGGTAATAGGGTTTTAAAAAGATTAGCCACTTGTATAGAACGTGAAAAGAAATTAACCACCATTTTGAATAATGGGCCACAGCAGCATGTTGAACTGGTTAAAAAAttacagaagaatgttaaaatcATTAACAAAAATCTACAAAGTATCCTTAAAGACTTAGCTATCTTTAATGCTGGAAAATTAAAATCCATGCAACCACcaccaaaatatttttctttgcataaAAAAGAAGCTGAACCTGATTTTATGAACATATTAATCAGAGAGTTGGGTACAACAGAAATATTCTTATTTTTGTCAGTTGGAGATGAAAAGAAAGATGGGAGTGTAGTTATACAAGGAAAAGAAAATGATGTTGGTGTACTGGGTCCAAAAATTTCTGAAATATTACAAGGTAAGGGTAGTGGTAAAGGCAATATATACAGAGCAAAAGTCACCAATATGTCCAGGAGAAAGGAAGCTGAGAATTGTATTAAAGAGTATTTTGATAAGTAG
- the LOC140451341 gene encoding protein FAM200C-like yields the protein MQSTLKDMAIFKGVSNQQTAIKTSDLHIAAFITEHNLSYNLMEHLPELIKKVCPDSDMAKQIKCGRTKCSSLVKNVIGKRSEQEICEILNHAKFSLIIDESTDRSCTKHLCLVCRYRHNNRIQDSFLALLPLKEAKAEDLYKEVTNFFNKKKIPYQRNLIGFASDGANVMVGKHNSVVSRLKADVPNVYVIKCICHSFHLCASYACLKLPRGIEDLARDIYTYFSNCPKRVETLKEFQHFCNVKIHKMLHPAQTRWLSVESVVSRILEQYGALILYFTDASLNDRTLASENILIKLNDQFTKIYLEFLEFSLPFFTNLNRHMQSEKPEVAQLYKCVSAVYKSFLECFIKRDILIKTALHQIDFNNPNNVLPLEELYLGAKVQLSLERLNDSDRLIFRKRCLEFFVEAAKQITQRFDFDDPVLININLISVKNVLEKKSHSIVPLVRHFPNLVSENELQLVDNEWRLLRNTDIDSDENVDIEHFWTNIENMRYGDGTSMFPVLSRFVFNLLVLPHSSANVERVFSDINLMKTDERNKLSSASIVGHLHTKNFLKTRKSCCYNVVFPKEVLNLHNNDMYKKTVTEISYLTDSE from the exons ATGCAGAGTACTTTAAAAGATATGGCAATTTTTAAAGGAGTCTCTAACCAACAGACTGCCATAAAAACATCAGATTTGCATATTGCAGCGTTTATCACTGAGCATAATTTGTCGTATAATTTAATGGAACATTTACCTGAACTTATAAAAAAAGTTTGTCCGGATTCAGATATGGCAAAACAAATTAAATGTGGTCGCACTAAATGCTCTTCTCTTGTCAAAAATGTAATTGGAAAAAGAAGTGAACAAGAAATTTGCGAAATATTAAACCATGCTAAATTTTCACTTATCATTGACGAATCAACAGATCGTTCATGCACAAAACATCTGTGTCTTGTTTGTCGATACCGCCACAATAATAG AATTCAAGATAGTTTCCTAGCCCTACTGCCGCTCAAAGAGGCTAAAGCAGAGGATCTGTACAAAGAAGTCACAAACTtctttaataaaaagaaaattccaTACCAACGAAATCTAATAGGATTTGCATCTGATGGAGCCAATGTTATGGTCGGTAAACATAATTCAGTTGTTTCCAGGCTAAAAGCGGATGTACCAAATGTTTATGTAATAAAGTGTATATGTCACAGTTTTCACTTATGCGCTTCTTATGCATGTTTAAAATTACCTAGAGGTATTGAAGATTTGGCACGTGACATATACACTTATTTCTCGAACTGTCCAAAAAGAGTTGAAACTTTAAAAGAATTCCAACATTTTTGTaatgtaaaaatacataaaatgttACATCCTGCACAGACAAGATGGCTCTCCGTTGAATCCGTTGTTTCTAGAATTCTAGAACAATATGGTGCATTAATTTTGTACTTCACGGATGCTTCTTTAAATGACCGGACGTTGGCctcagaaaatattttaattaagttAAATGATCAATTCACAAAAATATATCTAGAATTCCTAGAATTTTCTTtaccatttttcactaatttaaacCGGCACATGCAATCTGAAAAACCAGAAGTTGCACAATTGTATAAATGTGTCAGTGCTGTTTATAAATCCTTTTTGGAATGCTTCATAAAAAGAGATATATTGATAAAGACTGCACTTCACCAAATAGATTTCAACAATCCAAATAATGTTCTTCCTTTAGAAGAATTATATTTAGGAGCTAAAGTTCAACTATCTTTAGAAAGGCTAAATGATTCAGATAGACTTATTTTTAGAAAACGGTGCCTGGAATTTTTTGTAGAAGCTGCTAAACAAATTACACAAAGGTTTGATTTTGACGATCCTGTTTTGatcaatattaatttaataagtGTAAAGAATGTATTAGAGAAAAAAAGTCACAGTATAGTGCCACTTGTGAGACATTTCCCAAATTTAGTATCGGAAAATGAATTACAACTTGTGGATAATGAGTGGCGGCTTCTTAGAAATACCGATATCGATTCCGATGAAAATGTAGATATTGAACACTTTTGGACAAATATTGAAAATATGCGATATGGCGATGGAACCTCAATGTTTCCGGTTTTAAGCAGATTTGTCTTTAATTTGTTAGTTTTACCTCATTCATCAGCGAATGTGGAAAGAGTATTTTCCGatataaatttaatgaaaacTGATGAAAGAAATAAACTTTCGTCAGCTAGTATCGTGGGTCATCTGCATACTAAAAATTTCCTTAAAACCAGAAAATCATGTTGCTACAACGTTGTTTTTCCAAAAGAAGTTCTAAATTTACATAATAATGATATGTATAAAAAAACAGTAACAGAAATTAGTTATTTAACAGACTCTGAATAA